One region of Epilithonimonas zeae genomic DNA includes:
- a CDS encoding NifU family protein, translating into MREIIIEPTENKKVMKFVTDYTLIPGSLELDRDSDVSEIPLAQELFNYPFVNRIFITANFIAVAKEDTVEWEHVAESLKNVIEDELLANPRIYLQKRKEMYQIYSEMTPNPAVMKFISSKMLMDGFIEVKNREEADEVPLAKELYEAFDFVKEIYVSDNFVAVTRDSQFEWHEIMNRVRSFIAEFLQAGKTISNAEPHQHENPVLKIINREYTNDEQKISDILNEYVAPAVENDGGKISLIEYDGENKTARMLLQGACSGCPSSTATLKNGIQNILKQFVPELVENVEAVNG; encoded by the coding sequence ATGAGAGAAATCATTATAGAACCTACGGAAAATAAAAAAGTGATGAAGTTCGTGACGGACTACACTTTGATTCCCGGTTCATTGGAATTAGACAGAGATTCTGACGTTTCTGAAATTCCGTTAGCTCAAGAGTTGTTCAATTATCCATTCGTGAACAGAATTTTCATTACAGCCAATTTCATTGCGGTAGCAAAAGAAGACACTGTAGAATGGGAACACGTTGCAGAAAGTCTGAAGAACGTCATCGAAGACGAATTACTGGCAAACCCAAGAATCTATCTTCAGAAAAGAAAAGAGATGTATCAAATCTATTCTGAGATGACACCAAATCCTGCTGTTATGAAATTCATTTCCAGCAAAATGCTGATGGATGGATTTATAGAAGTTAAAAACAGAGAAGAAGCCGATGAAGTGCCTTTGGCAAAAGAATTATATGAAGCTTTTGATTTTGTGAAAGAAATTTATGTGAGTGACAACTTCGTGGCGGTAACCAGAGACAGTCAATTTGAATGGCACGAAATTATGAACAGAGTTCGTTCTTTCATCGCAGAATTTTTGCAGGCTGGAAAAACAATTTCTAATGCAGAACCTCATCAGCACGAGAATCCTGTTTTGAAAATCATCAACAGAGAATATACGAATGACGAGCAGAAAATCAGTGATATTCTTAACGAATATGTTGCGCCTGCAGTAGAAAATGACGGTGGGAAAATCTCTCTGATTGAATACGACGGAGAAAACAAAACCGCCAGAATGCTTCTACAAGGCGCTTGCAGTGGTTGCCCATCTTCCACAGCAACTTTGAAAAACGGCATCCAGAACATTCTGAAACAGTTCGTACCTGAATTGGTAGAGAACGTGGAAGCAGTAAATGGATAA
- a CDS encoding YihY/virulence factor BrkB family protein: MKKLNSFWEVLKQTFGEWMSSSAAKDSASMAYNAIFSLPGLMIIVIWVAGHFFGEEAVNGEIRRQLQGIMGYDGAKSIQDIIKSAMVDKQNFWMKALGVGTLVFGATSLFFQMQSTLNNLWDVEAAPKKAWQKFILDRANSLGMILIIAFLLLVSMLLSSAIGLANNLITQYFGLETYVIIQASNFILGLAIVTILFAFMFKVLPDVEIKWKSVWIGAIVTALLFNLGKMLMSFYFDVSKPTSIFGAAGTVILLMMWINYSCQLIFFGAEFTKIYAYRKGHTIIPSKHAKWSKEKLYRDSEAQKITPQNPDSNI; this comes from the coding sequence ATGAAAAAACTTAATTCTTTTTGGGAAGTTCTCAAACAAACCTTCGGTGAATGGATGTCTTCCTCTGCAGCCAAAGACAGTGCAAGTATGGCTTACAATGCGATATTTTCTTTGCCCGGTTTGATGATTATCGTGATTTGGGTTGCAGGACATTTCTTTGGCGAAGAAGCTGTAAATGGTGAAATCCGCCGACAACTGCAAGGTATAATGGGCTATGACGGCGCAAAAAGCATTCAGGATATTATCAAAAGTGCAATGGTTGATAAACAGAATTTCTGGATGAAAGCTCTTGGAGTTGGAACCTTGGTTTTTGGTGCCACCAGCTTATTTTTTCAAATGCAGAGCACGCTTAACAATCTTTGGGATGTAGAAGCGGCTCCTAAAAAAGCCTGGCAAAAATTCATTCTTGATAGAGCTAATTCTCTGGGAATGATTCTTATTATCGCATTTCTTCTTCTCGTAAGTATGCTTTTATCTTCTGCTATTGGACTTGCAAATAATTTAATTACTCAATATTTTGGACTGGAAACTTATGTGATTATCCAGGCAAGTAATTTTATTTTAGGATTAGCAATCGTTACTATTTTATTTGCTTTTATGTTCAAGGTTTTGCCCGATGTGGAAATCAAATGGAAATCTGTTTGGATTGGTGCAATTGTAACGGCATTGCTTTTTAATCTTGGAAAAATGCTGATGAGTTTCTACTTCGATGTTTCTAAGCCAACTTCCATTTTTGGAGCAGCAGGAACAGTGATTTTATTAATGATGTGGATTAATTATTCTTGTCAATTAATATTTTTTGGTGCTGAGTTTACCAAGATTTATGCATATAGAAAAGGACACACAATTATTCCTTCCAAACACGCCAAATGGAGTAAAGAAAAATTATACAGAGATTCTGAAGCACAAAAGATTACGCCTCAGAATCCGGATTCTAATATTTGA
- a CDS encoding gamma carbonic anhydrase family protein — MAIIRELLGKTPQLGENTFVAETAVIIGDVTMGKDCSIWYNAVLRGDVHFIKMGDKVNVQDNAMIHCTYQKSPTTIGNSVSIGHNAIVHGCTIKDNVLIGMGAIVMDDCIVESNSIVAAGAVVTANTHIKEGEIWAGVPAKKVKDVSQNLITGEIDRIANNYVKYSSWYKED, encoded by the coding sequence ATGGCAATTATTAGAGAACTTTTAGGCAAGACGCCTCAACTTGGAGAGAATACTTTTGTAGCAGAAACGGCTGTGATTATCGGCGATGTGACAATGGGTAAGGATTGCAGTATCTGGTACAATGCAGTTTTGAGAGGCGATGTTCATTTCATCAAAATGGGAGATAAAGTGAATGTTCAGGACAATGCGATGATACACTGTACTTATCAAAAAAGCCCAACGACAATTGGAAATAGTGTTTCGATTGGTCACAATGCGATTGTGCATGGCTGTACAATAAAAGATAATGTTCTGATAGGAATGGGCGCTATTGTAATGGATGACTGCATTGTAGAAAGCAACTCGATTGTAGCCGCAGGCGCTGTGGTAACGGCCAATACACACATCAAAGAAGGCGAAATCTGGGCTGGCGTTCCGGCAAAAAAAGTGAAGGATGTGTCTCAAAATCTGATTACAGGCGAGATTGATAGAATCGCCAATAATTATGTTAAATACTCCAGCTGGTACAAAGAAGACTAA
- the hemH gene encoding ferrochelatase: MNQPVHNKKGILLVNLGSPKSTDVKDVKDYLDEFLMDEKVIDYRWIFRALLVQGIILKTRPKKSAEAYKTVWTDEGSPLIVISKNLQKELQKLVDVPVGLGMRYAEPSIQTGIQELVDKGITEITLVPLYPQYAMSTTETVIDKAEEVRLKFFPDIKINYVQPFYNREIYIDALAKSIGEKLPSDYDLLQFSYHGVPERHIYKTDPTKTCSMDNCCQKDDHPSHKFCYRHQCYKVTELVREKLGLPKEKVLVTFQSRLGKDKWMEPYTDTTLEGLGKKGIKKLAIVCPAFVSDCLETLEEISVEGKEIFLHGGGERFDYIPCLNEDSNWVNVVKTLSEEKLAEF; this comes from the coding sequence TTGAATCAACCAGTTCATAACAAAAAAGGAATTCTACTCGTAAACCTAGGTTCGCCAAAATCGACTGATGTAAAAGATGTAAAAGACTATCTGGACGAGTTTCTGATGGATGAAAAAGTCATTGATTACCGTTGGATTTTCCGAGCATTATTGGTTCAAGGAATTATCCTGAAAACCAGGCCGAAAAAATCTGCAGAAGCTTACAAAACGGTTTGGACAGATGAAGGTTCACCTTTGATTGTGATTTCTAAGAATCTGCAGAAAGAACTTCAGAAATTAGTGGATGTTCCTGTTGGATTGGGAATGCGTTATGCCGAACCATCTATACAAACCGGAATTCAGGAGTTGGTTGACAAAGGTATTACAGAAATCACTTTGGTTCCGCTTTATCCACAATATGCGATGAGCACGACAGAAACTGTGATTGATAAAGCCGAAGAAGTTCGACTGAAATTCTTTCCCGATATTAAAATCAATTATGTTCAGCCGTTTTATAATCGTGAGATTTATATCGATGCTTTGGCGAAAAGTATTGGCGAAAAGTTGCCGTCAGATTATGATTTGCTTCAGTTTTCTTATCACGGTGTTCCGGAAAGACATATTTATAAAACCGACCCAACGAAGACCTGTAGTATGGACAACTGTTGTCAAAAAGATGATCATCCGTCGCATAAATTCTGTTATAGACATCAATGTTATAAAGTGACGGAGTTGGTTCGTGAGAAATTAGGTTTGCCTAAGGAGAAAGTTTTAGTCACTTTCCAATCTAGGTTGGGGAAAGACAAATGGATGGAACCTTACACCGACACTACTTTGGAAGGTCTTGGAAAGAAAGGCATCAAGAAACTGGCGATTGTTTGTCCAGCTTTTGTTTCTGATTGTCTTGAGACTCTGGAGGAGATTTCTGTAGAAGGGAAAGAGATTTTCCTACACGGTGGAGGCGAGAGATTCGACTATATCCCTTGCCTGAATGAAGACTCAAATTGGGTGAATGTGGTAAAGACTTTGAGTGAGGAGAAGTTAGCTGAATTTTAA
- a CDS encoding DUF4407 domain-containing protein has protein sequence MNWFQHFLMICSGGNIHLLKKSPSEWNKFAGIGGIVLFTAIFATLSAGYAMFTVFDNLWASVGFGVLWGLMIFNLDRYIVSSIKKTGTWWNQVLMTIPRLILATFLGIIISKPLELKIFEKEVNKQLNTIIQRNKKQLQAEMSGRILQQSGPFDLEKKQIQNQIKNYQMAYDSASVELEKEILGKQSGLTSGKVGYGTNAKRKAELKEQKRADLENYQKRQQERLQYLDKEISKVYSNLETERKSTEGVEDKFNGFAARLQALDELGKNSAIIALAASFIMGLFVCLEISPVLIKLISSVGPYDFLLEKTENEFKLYSKEKIRKGNSLTDYRIDDFEDDLKIRKERKRHQNT, from the coding sequence ATGAATTGGTTTCAGCATTTTCTGATGATTTGTTCCGGAGGGAATATTCATCTGCTGAAAAAATCGCCATCCGAATGGAACAAGTTTGCCGGAATCGGCGGTATCGTTTTGTTCACTGCTATTTTTGCGACGTTGTCTGCGGGATATGCAATGTTTACAGTTTTCGATAATCTTTGGGCATCTGTAGGATTCGGGGTTCTTTGGGGATTGATGATTTTCAATTTGGACAGATATATTGTTTCCTCAATCAAAAAAACTGGAACTTGGTGGAATCAGGTTTTGATGACTATTCCGCGTTTGATTTTAGCGACTTTTCTTGGAATCATTATTTCAAAACCTTTGGAGTTGAAAATCTTTGAGAAAGAAGTTAACAAACAACTGAATACAATTATTCAAAGGAATAAAAAACAATTGCAGGCAGAAATGAGCGGAAGAATTCTGCAACAATCCGGGCCTTTTGATTTGGAAAAGAAACAAATCCAAAATCAAATCAAAAATTATCAGATGGCTTATGATTCTGCTTCTGTAGAATTAGAGAAAGAAATTCTTGGAAAACAATCTGGCTTAACCAGTGGAAAAGTGGGTTACGGAACCAATGCCAAAAGAAAAGCAGAACTTAAAGAACAAAAACGAGCTGACCTAGAAAATTACCAAAAGCGACAACAGGAAAGATTGCAATATCTCGATAAAGAAATTTCGAAAGTTTATTCTAATCTTGAAACCGAAAGAAAATCGACTGAAGGAGTTGAAGATAAATTCAATGGTTTTGCAGCGAGATTGCAGGCTTTGGATGAATTAGGAAAGAATTCAGCCATCATCGCTCTGGCGGCAAGTTTCATTATGGGATTATTTGTCTGTCTGGAAATTTCGCCGGTTTTGATTAAACTGATTTCTTCGGTTGGCCCTTACGATTTTCTTTTGGAAAAAACGGAGAATGAATTCAAACTTTATTCTAAAGAGAAAATCAGAAAAGGAAACTCATTGACGGATTATCGGATTGATGATTTTGAAGATGACCTGAAAATCAGGAAAGAAAGAAAACGACATCAAAATACATAA
- a CDS encoding DinB family protein: MLSNTLISLFERDLNKVIDELNLYQSESNIWQVEGNISNSAGNLALHLVGNLKTYIGKEIGKFDYVRNRDLEFSDKNVLREKIVVDLRNTIVIIKDSLKSVSDDDLKKEYPLLVLSGKTSTEYFLVHLATHLNYHLGQINYHRRLIEKY, translated from the coding sequence ATGTTATCCAATACCTTAATCTCTCTTTTCGAACGAGATTTGAATAAAGTGATTGATGAACTTAATCTTTATCAATCGGAGTCTAATATTTGGCAAGTTGAAGGGAATATTTCTAATTCGGCAGGAAATCTAGCTTTGCATCTTGTTGGGAATCTCAAAACTTATATAGGGAAAGAGATTGGGAAATTTGACTATGTGCGAAACAGGGATTTGGAGTTTTCAGATAAGAATGTTCTGAGAGAAAAAATCGTTGTCGATTTGAGGAATACGATTGTGATAATAAAAGATTCTTTGAAATCTGTATCAGATGATGATTTGAAGAAAGAATATCCGCTTTTGGTGTTGTCGGGGAAAACTTCAACCGAATATTTCTTAGTTCATCTCGCAACGCATTTGAATTATCATTTAGGACAAATCAATTACCACAGACGATTGATAGAAAAGTACTAG